In one Drosophila pseudoobscura strain MV-25-SWS-2005 chromosome X, UCI_Dpse_MV25, whole genome shotgun sequence genomic region, the following are encoded:
- the LOC117185138 gene encoding uncharacterized protein: protein MQEIWLQDLGWDDELPSEMRQRWQSFLRSYSALDQIHIPRWVGSRPAVKVEHHVFCDASERAYGAAIYVRIEVDRLVEVQLLTAKTRVAPVKTVSLPRLELCGAVLLSEMAAAILPNMSTASTSCYRWTDSTIVLSWLAKPACHWTTFVANRVTRISQATDNAVYH from the exons ATGCAAGAAATCTGGTTGCAGGACCTGGGATGGGACGATGAGCTTCCAAGCGAGATGCGCCAGCGCTGGCAAAGTTTCCTGCGGAGCTACTCCGCTCTCGACCAAATCCATATTCCAAGATGGGTCGGCTCCCGGCCAGCGGTAAAAGTCGAACATCATGTGTTCTGCGATGCATCCGAGAGGGCTTACGGTGCCGCCATCTACGTGCGCATTGAGGTTGACCGTTTGGTAGAGGTGCAGCTTCTCACAGCGAAAACGCGAGTCGCACCCGTGAAAACCGTGTCGCTCCCCCGGTTAGAGCTTTGCGGGGCAGTGCTTTTGTCCGAAATGGCGGCGGCTATCCTGCCGAATATGTCAACAGCAAGTACGAGCTGCTATCGCTGGACCGATTCCACCATAGTCCTCTCCTGGCTGGCAAAGCCCGCGTGTCACTGGACCACGTTCGTGGCCAACCGAGTGACTAGGATATCTCAAGCGACCGA TAATGCAGTCTACCATTAG